Below is a window of Littorina saxatilis isolate snail1 linkage group LG2, US_GU_Lsax_2.0, whole genome shotgun sequence DNA.
cacctggatttgacaagttcagtacctttaaactcAGTGTACGGCAATGAGAACCACTTTAAAGGAAGTACCAATCGCTACCAGGGTATATGACGATCCAGAAAGGCAGCGTGTAATCCTCTGCTATTGGCACAGTGCGACACAaaagggaccggcacggttggtctagtggtaaggcgtccgccccgtgatcgggaggtcgtgggttcgaaccccagccgggtcatacctaagactttaacattggcaatgtagtggctgctccgcctggcgtctggcattatggggttagtgcttggactggttggtccggtgtcagaataatgtgactgggtgagacatgaagcctgtgctgcgacttctgtcttgtgtgtggggcacgttatatgtcaaagcagcaccgccctgatatggcccttcgtggtcggctgtgcgttaagcaaacatacaaacaaacaaacaaaaagggtccctatAGCTGCCTTGGCCGTTATCACTTTTTGCAGGTCAGCTAGAGTCAGTCCTGATTCGATTGGTCAAATCGCCATATGGGAACTGAAATGGTAATAGATGGCGATAACAGAAAGACAGCATGTAAACATGTGTGTTCGCAAAGTAAGGCATGCGCAAAAAGAACCCATTCTTCGCAAAGCCTTTTAAGGCACACCTCTGAATAATCAAAAATTATCATTTGAAGTATCCTTGATTCAAGCGAGGCAGcatttaaccttcgcccgaccgaattatcgactacacacggaagacatcgtggggccgtgcagacccatgcttctcaaagaaggaaaaatatgcatacccttccgtagacccatgctttccaaagaagcaaaaacgtgcatccccttccgtagacgccgtggttaaatttccgcgagaagtaattacattaaattattaatttaattattaccgtgcggactaaagcttctcaaaaaaggaaaaacgtgaatacccttcCATGGCCGTCGTGGGaccgtgtggacccacattgttatgtattaatttcgctccacgcgacttgcttattaactccaaaattaaacagattgtagaaaatgatgtttagagccaatacctgaaggtttgtgacttctctccttAATgtttatgtaagttccttcagtttgagaaacatgggtccgcaccggcccacgatgtcttccgtgtgtagtctaaatgtgacctttgtttttttaattacttctcgcggaaatgatcttttaggacataagagcgttttaggtgtctgaggcattcttaaaagctcattaaaaaaagtccaactggtttaagagatatttgcaattaaacacccttctgggtccacacggacccacgacgaccggcgaaggttaatcaTGTGCGTTGGCGGATTACGACCGTGTAAACGGTCAGAAATGAACCGTTATTGTCAAATTCTTTGTTAGACATACCGCGCTGCCAGACTACATACTAACCCATTAAGGCAGCACACAGCTATGTGTGTTCGCGAAGTACGACATGCTCAGAGGTGAACCCTTTTTCACGAAGTCTTCTGAATAATGCAATAAAAATCACTTTCAGTATCCCTCAGTGCCAGACTACATGGCGATCCAATTAGGCAGCATATAATCTTGTGCATTCGCAGAGTACAACTTGCTCAACATGGAACCCTTCTTGACAAAGTCTTTGAGATACACAACTGTAGGCCTGCCAGGAATCTTAAACGCCGCCCACCAACCGAACGTGCCTACAGTGCGTATCATGTGATCCGTCATGGATAAGATTTGCATGTCGACTGTTGGCGAAGAGTTCGGTTCGAGAAAAATCACATCGTCGTTGACAGGGTGGATGTTCTCCGCACTCCACAGGCTGTCCTCACCCAGGACAACGAAGAGTACCCGAGAGAACCTCTCCCGGAAGTACGTCATAGATTTTTTGAAAAACTCAGGCGGCGCCGTCAGGTAGCCGTGTCTTCTCAACGCCTTTTTAGCGAGGTCTCCTCTTCGGTTGTGAATCCCAACCAAAGTTGTGTTTGGATAAGCTGTTTTAAGTCGGGAAATAACGACGGTGGCGCTTTGTACGATTTCGTCGGAGAAGGTGACTGCTTGTCTTATCTCTTCTTGAATTCCGTCAAAGTACACCCAAGATTGAAAGTAGTCGAACAGATTGTAGTCTTTTCCCTTCTCTAGATCTAGCAGGTGGTTGTCATACCGGCACAAGTATTTCTCCCATTTTTTCTTTGCTGATTTACATCTGGCTTTTAATTGTGCAGAAGTTCTGTTTTGCACTGGCGGGTACTTCAGGTTTCCCAGCAGTTGTCCGTTGTTTGGGAAGAAGAAGCTTCTGTTCGTGGTGCGAGCTATGCCGAGGATTGAAGCATATTCAAAAAGATGATTCCCCAATCTTCCGGGGgtaaaatgatgacaaatcATAGGTTTCCCAGGGTCTGAGGTGATGATAGACTGCAGTGCTTCGCTAGGATGGAGCGATGTATCATTTGCCTTCGTAGAGTTGTCAAGTTTGGTTGACATATTTGAAGGAGCAGAGATTTGGACAGACGGAGTTGGGCTAGAGACATGTCTGGTTTTATCAATGGGAATCTGAATATTAGTTAATTTTGTTGAGATATTTAAGGCAGCTGTGGCATTGGAAAGgccagtgttgtgtgttgtgccAGAGAGGTTGACTGATGTGTTGGAAGCCATCAAGCTCTCTGGTGTTCTGTGCACTACAACTTTGAGCAGTCCGTCTTGGTTCACTGTGGCACTGCGGAAGGGACCTCTGAAAAACAAACCAGAATTAATTCTATTTTGCTCTTATCTGTCTTTATTTTGACACTGACCGTCTTTGAACACGTATCATTCATACCAATCAATGGAATTGTACACATACTTGATTCAAGGACGTTGTTCGCAAGCTTCAGTAAGAAAGCACTTACGTTCATTGCAGTTAATTTGCCCTGCATCTTCTTCAAAAGATATAGTATCTATATAGTTTTGCAGCGACATTTCCTTGGAAAGTTCAAAGGGCATTCACTGTGCTATAACTTAGACACACCTGCGATGATTTTCTCGAAAATGAGACGTACCTGTGCTAAttaattgaataatttattcgGGAACGGTTTCCTTCATCAAACCTGTCAACGCCCCTATTTCCGTTCGTCGACATATCTTACTCAATGCTGGTGGGTTTGTATTCATCTCGACAGACGAAAGCTGTAATCTAGGAATTGCTTGTACATTTCATGCTGTACGGGGCTGAAAGGTGGTACACATTGTTAACAAAGAcacagccctgaaagtcaaaacaagtcgcgtaaggcgaaaatacaatatttagtcaagtagctgtcgaactcacagaatgaaactgaacgcaatgccatttttcagcaagaccgtatactcgtagcatcgtcagtccaccgctcatggcaaaggcagtgaaattgacaagaagagcggggtagtagttgcgctaagaaggatagcacgcttttctgtacctctctttgttttaactttctgagcgtgtttttaatccaaacatatcatatctatatgtttttggaatcaggaaccgacaaggaataagatgaaagtgtttttaaattgatttggacaatttaattttgataataatttttatatatttaattttcagagcttgtttttaatccgaatataacatatttatatgtttttggaatcagcaaatgatggagaataagataaacgtaaattgggatcgttttataaatttttattttttttttacaattttccgatttttaatgaccaaagtcattaattaatttttaagccaccaagctgaaatgcaataccgaagtccgggcttcgtcgaagattacgtgaccaaaatatcaaccaatttggttgaaaaatgagggcgtgacagtgccgcctcaactttcacgaaaagccggatatgacgtcatcaaagacatttatcaaaaaaatgaaaaaaaaaaagttccgggatttcatacccaggaactctcatgtcaaatttcataaagatcggtccagtagtttagtctgaatcgctctacacacacacagagacacacacacacacacacacacgcacatacaccacgaccctcgtttcgattccccctcgatgttaaaatatttagtcaaaacttgactaaatataaaaatggtgCGCTAGTGCTTCTCAAAATGTACTacccagagagcaaattttactcgcaaaaccaaccatttgtttcagcaacgttactcgcctttggcgagtagatgaacatttttgCTCACCAGTTACTTGTTTCTACTCTTGAGTAAAATACTCGCTACTTTCAGGGCTGTTGGAGCATATACAGTTTCAAAAAACTACCCAAAACAGTATTTCAGATAGCACTAATTGAACGGTCAAGCAATAATTCTACGGCGTTCCTCTTGTTGTGTCATCATTTCAACTCCTGATTCGAACGCTGTGGTTCCTGGGGCGATTCTGAATTTGATTTGCACTTTATAGAAAAAACGTGCTAACTGCACCCCATTGAGGAAAAAAATAGGACAAAAACGAAATGAAAAACGGAGTTGATCGATTCAATGATTCATTGATTGAGTAACAGTGTTTCACCAATATGTACCGTCGTTCTAACTTCACTTTCTTTCGTGTGTTTGGCACCGCGTTTTCTGTGAATTTGTGAAAAAGACCCTTGATTTATGCATTCTTACCTGAAAAGATAACCTCTTTCTGCATTTCTGTTCCAGTTCTGCATCAGATCGACCCGGACGTAGAAGAACATACAAGTTATTCCGGACACGATCAGAACGGCACAAAATGAGGTCactgaaacaacaacaagaacaa
It encodes the following:
- the LOC138957129 gene encoding galactoside alpha-(1,2)-fucosyltransferase 2-like; translated protein: MSTNGNRGVDRGPFRSATVNQDGLLKVVVHRTPESLMASNTSVNLSGTTHNTGLSNATAALNISTKLTNIQIPIDKTRHVSSPTPSVQISAPSNMSTKLDNSTKANDTSLHPSEALQSIITSDPGKPMICHHFTPGRLGNHLFEYASILGIARTTNRSFFFPNNGQLLGNLKYPPVQNRTSAQLKARCKSAKKKWEKYLCRYDNHLLDLEKGKDYNLFDYFQSWVYFDGIQEEIRQAVTFSDEIVQSATVVISRLKTAYPNTTLVGIHNRRGDLAKKALRRHGYLTAPPEFFKKSMTYFRERFSRVLFVVLGEDSLWSAENIHPVNDDVIFLEPNSSPTVDMQILSMTDHMIRTVGTFGWWAAFKIPGRPTVVYLKDFVKKGSMLSKLYSANAQDYMLPNWIAM